Proteins encoded within one genomic window of Dyadobacter chenhuakuii:
- a CDS encoding DUF3823 domain-containing protein, translating to MKSPIYVSALALMLFAAGCKIDNYPAPDAQLYGTFLDAETNEPVEQDIIRGSTIEYIEHGYASQTKQVMLVKNDGTYRNNLIFANQYTITPVRGNFVPTEPQEVTVAGETQLDFKVQPYIRLKDAKIEKSGSKVIATFKIQQTVINNVRKIGLYAHPEPSVGEPMRTVLSETEINGATDPNKVYKLEIDIPSNSNNLKTGNQYFFRVGAIIDAPESKFNYAKAVRIAL from the coding sequence GTGAAATCACCGATATACGTAAGCGCGCTGGCATTAATGCTCTTTGCGGCGGGCTGTAAAATAGACAATTACCCTGCACCGGATGCGCAGCTTTACGGAACTTTCCTGGATGCGGAAACCAATGAGCCGGTGGAGCAGGACATTATCCGCGGGAGTACGATCGAATATATTGAGCATGGTTATGCATCTCAAACAAAGCAGGTTATGCTAGTCAAAAATGACGGAACATACCGTAACAACCTGATCTTCGCGAATCAATACACGATTACACCGGTAAGGGGAAATTTTGTTCCTACTGAGCCGCAGGAAGTGACCGTTGCTGGCGAAACCCAGCTTGATTTTAAAGTGCAGCCTTACATTCGTTTGAAAGATGCGAAAATTGAAAAGTCGGGCTCCAAGGTGATCGCGACGTTCAAAATCCAGCAGACCGTAATCAACAATGTGCGGAAAATTGGTCTTTATGCACATCCTGAACCATCCGTAGGGGAGCCTATGCGGACTGTTTTGTCAGAAACGGAGATCAATGGGGCGACGGATCCCAACAAGGTATACAAGCTGGAAATTGATATTCCTTCTAACAGCAATAACTTGAAAACAGGTAACCAATATTTTTTCCGGGTCGGAGCGATTATTGATGCCCCGGAATCCAAGTTTAACTATGCGAAGGCGGTGCGGATTGCTTTGTGA
- a CDS encoding RagB/SusD family nutrient uptake outer membrane protein: MKLTKHIFMLLVLLTAISCDNVLDKQPLDKLQGENLFSNPEGVKLYMANLYYQLPIEDFTFFRQGFNWNTGDPNNGGFAPAMITDEAVHTEFGDFIGNDDFQWWDQGYKLIRDTNILIDIIPTLDVSEDETKALVGESAFIRAYAYFALVKRYGGVPLITAVQKYEGDVEALKVPRSTEKETWDFVLKECDIAIANLADSWPGGERRATKWVAYALKSRAALHAASLAKYGDRAPISGTAVDQKLVGLEKSAAAEYYKAAIEASEAIISSGKFALYKPSPASPEEAAENYRKLFEDPNIAPTEAIFIKGYARPGSGTGHNYGIWFQPNQTANGWPHPGRMNPTLDLIDAYESYTNPGQSAPVTTTVAGNDVSDYNGFDPAKNYKRYDDPAGIYKDKDARLWATAILPGTAWKGQKIIIQAGFIKPDGSAQLFGGEPIKVGSATIYPYGAADRTQYSGFDTWGGNNTRTGVSFKKFLNEGVNVAPGWNQTVSDWADFRYAEILLNYAEAIVESGTGTATKGAQALNDIRRRAGHTKDIPLTIDNVIRERRVELAFENKRFWDLIRRREYHTLFNNRVRHALVPVLDLRVTPAKYIFIRQNIARLNPATFDYKNYYRYVPGIGANGLVQNPQY, from the coding sequence ATGAAATTGACCAAACATATATTCATGCTCCTTGTGCTGCTAACGGCCATTAGCTGCGACAATGTGCTCGATAAGCAGCCATTGGACAAATTGCAGGGAGAAAACCTCTTTTCCAATCCGGAAGGGGTCAAATTATACATGGCGAATTTGTATTATCAATTGCCTATCGAGGATTTTACGTTTTTCAGACAGGGTTTCAACTGGAATACAGGCGACCCCAACAATGGTGGATTCGCACCTGCCATGATCACCGACGAAGCGGTTCACACGGAGTTTGGGGATTTCATCGGTAATGATGATTTTCAATGGTGGGACCAGGGTTACAAGCTCATCCGCGACACCAATATCTTGATCGACATTATCCCTACATTGGATGTGAGCGAAGACGAGACCAAAGCACTTGTGGGCGAAAGTGCGTTTATTCGTGCATATGCCTATTTTGCATTGGTAAAAAGATACGGCGGCGTTCCGCTGATCACGGCTGTCCAAAAATATGAAGGCGATGTGGAAGCGCTGAAAGTGCCGCGCAGCACAGAAAAAGAGACGTGGGATTTTGTCTTAAAAGAATGTGACATCGCCATTGCAAACCTGGCCGATTCATGGCCTGGCGGTGAGAGGCGTGCTACAAAATGGGTGGCTTATGCACTCAAATCCAGGGCTGCATTGCATGCTGCTTCGCTGGCAAAATATGGAGACAGGGCACCAATTTCCGGCACTGCGGTGGATCAGAAACTGGTTGGATTAGAAAAATCGGCTGCTGCGGAGTACTATAAGGCTGCCATAGAAGCTTCTGAGGCGATTATCTCATCGGGCAAATTTGCGCTTTACAAGCCTTCACCTGCCAGTCCTGAGGAAGCTGCGGAAAACTATCGAAAGCTTTTCGAAGATCCGAACATTGCGCCTACGGAAGCTATTTTTATCAAAGGTTATGCACGTCCAGGTTCAGGAACGGGACATAATTACGGCATCTGGTTTCAGCCCAACCAGACCGCTAACGGATGGCCGCACCCAGGCCGCATGAATCCGACGCTGGACCTGATCGATGCTTATGAAAGTTATACAAATCCAGGACAAAGTGCACCGGTTACCACGACCGTTGCGGGCAATGATGTGAGCGATTACAATGGTTTTGATCCTGCCAAGAATTACAAGCGTTACGACGATCCTGCTGGAATTTATAAAGATAAGGATGCACGCTTATGGGCAACGGCAATCCTGCCGGGGACTGCCTGGAAGGGCCAGAAGATTATCATTCAGGCGGGTTTCATCAAACCGGACGGTAGCGCACAGCTGTTTGGCGGTGAACCAATCAAGGTTGGTAGCGCGACCATTTATCCATACGGTGCAGCCGACAGGACACAATATTCAGGCTTCGATACCTGGGGAGGAAATAACACCCGCACGGGCGTCAGCTTCAAGAAATTTTTGAATGAGGGCGTGAATGTTGCGCCGGGCTGGAACCAGACCGTTTCTGACTGGGCAGACTTCCGTTATGCCGAAATTCTTCTGAATTACGCCGAAGCCATCGTTGAAAGCGGCACCGGAACGGCGACAAAAGGGGCACAGGCATTGAATGACATTCGCCGCCGGGCAGGCCATACCAAAGACATTCCTTTAACGATCGATAATGTGATCCGGGAAAGAAGGGTTGAGCTGGCTTTTGAGAACAAACGTTTCTGGGATTTGATCAGAAGGCGTGAATATCATACGCTATTCAACAACCGCGTACGCCATGCGCTTGTTCCTGTGCTGGATCTGCGTGTTACGCCTGCAAAATACATTTTCATCCGTCAGAACATTGCAAGGCTAAACCCGGCAACATTCGATTACAAGAACTATTACCGCTATGTTCCGGGTATCGGTGCGAATGGATTGGTACAAAATCCGCAGTATTAG